The following coding sequences are from one Paenibacillus sp. FSL R5-0912 window:
- a CDS encoding ABC transporter permease, with protein MYKASAIKSVRGNSLWNRLKEQKWLFVLMLPAFIATLLFSYGPMFGMYMAFTNYQPGGGTFLHQFFGAEFVGFKWLEYFFTTGDFYRIMRNTLATSLLTLLFGFPAPIILALMLNEARQGFFKRFVQTVSYLPHFISWVIAANIVITMLASDGMFNNLLVLLGIVKEPVAFLQNGPLFWWIIALSNMWKEMGFSAIMYLAAISAVNPELYEAARVDGASRFRQMWHITLPALRPTIVILGILAVGGILNAGFEQQYLLQNNTVLEYSEVIDIYAYKYGLQNSMFSYGAAVGMFKSVVAFILVVIVNRISRKVNDQALF; from the coding sequence ATGTATAAAGCAAGCGCTATCAAATCAGTCAGGGGCAATAGCCTGTGGAACAGGTTAAAGGAGCAAAAGTGGTTATTTGTGCTCATGCTGCCTGCCTTTATTGCGACATTGCTATTTTCGTATGGTCCTATGTTTGGAATGTACATGGCGTTTACGAATTACCAGCCGGGCGGAGGCACATTTCTGCACCAGTTCTTCGGGGCCGAATTTGTGGGCTTCAAATGGCTTGAATACTTCTTCACCACCGGTGATTTCTACCGGATCATGCGCAATACGCTGGCGACAAGCCTGCTGACCCTGCTGTTCGGGTTCCCGGCTCCGATCATCCTGGCGCTTATGCTGAATGAGGCAAGGCAGGGATTCTTCAAGCGTTTCGTGCAGACGGTCTCCTACCTGCCGCATTTCATCTCCTGGGTTATCGCAGCCAACATTGTGATTACCATGCTTGCTTCGGACGGCATGTTCAATAATCTCCTGGTGCTGCTGGGAATCGTAAAGGAACCGGTTGCTTTTCTGCAAAATGGACCCTTGTTCTGGTGGATCATCGCCTTGTCCAATATGTGGAAGGAGATGGGCTTCAGCGCCATTATGTACCTTGCTGCAATCTCTGCGGTGAATCCCGAATTATATGAAGCTGCGAGGGTCGACGGGGCCAGCCGGTTCCGGCAGATGTGGCATATTACGCTGCCTGCGCTGCGTCCAACCATTGTAATTCTGGGAATCCTGGCGGTCGGCGGCATACTGAATGCGGGCTTTGAACAGCAATACCTGCTGCAGAATAACACCGTGCTCGAATACTCGGAGGTTATCGACATTTATGCTTATAAATACGGGCTGCAGAACAGCATGTTCTCTTACGGGGCTGCCGTGGGGATGTTCAAATCTGTGGTTGCCTTCATCCTAGTTGTCATTGTGAACCGGATTTCCCGTAAAGTGAACGACCAGGCGTTGTTCTAA
- a CDS encoding response regulator gives MYSIFLVDDEALELETLRDYIRWEEMGIYVVGTAGNGREALEKIEATRPDIVLTDVQMPIMNGIDLAHTLNERYDWIQVMFLTGHDEFHYVKSALHAGAVGYLLKPLDLSEIESVITKVKQLCEESRMKLRSIEAAKAKILKELSCEKNTELAAGLANSFSLLARLPETTRYALALFSVDPKEAEGEQQSLEEWMSRLEAYLGHFFKMKNVDTVFVPYKEGEVGVYMEAAKQPGHYAWEDLAEAMRRALDFTVTAAVGGQESTLPYIHELYEQTRVILNERFYEGAGKIIHGDAVRGQFYSEHLPPFERKEWFDTINQLDFGQAAQQLHRYFGGLATLRVKQKNICDWAINLTDELLALHEPAPEGFKRAELYHSIYNALTLHEIEDLILGTAETAVSMLGERLLDKNAKLVHKVRTVIDQQYDLPITINSLSEQVYLSPNYLRSIFKDKTGMTIHDYLTRIRLGKAKELLADGSLKVQDIAQRVGYESTSYFISLFVKNLGVTPNEFRKSM, from the coding sequence GTGTACAGCATTTTTCTGGTAGATGATGAAGCACTTGAACTTGAGACGCTGAGAGACTATATACGCTGGGAAGAGATGGGGATCTATGTCGTTGGCACAGCCGGCAATGGCAGGGAAGCCCTGGAGAAGATAGAGGCTACCCGGCCGGACATTGTGCTTACGGATGTGCAGATGCCCATTATGAACGGCATTGATCTTGCCCATACCCTTAATGAACGTTATGACTGGATTCAGGTGATGTTCTTAACCGGGCACGATGAATTCCATTATGTGAAATCCGCCCTCCATGCAGGAGCTGTCGGATATTTGCTGAAGCCGCTTGATCTGAGTGAAATTGAGAGCGTTATCACCAAAGTGAAGCAGCTCTGCGAGGAATCGCGGATGAAGCTTCGTTCGATAGAGGCTGCCAAAGCCAAGATCCTCAAGGAGCTTTCCTGTGAAAAAAATACGGAACTTGCCGCCGGACTGGCGAACAGCTTCAGTCTGCTGGCACGCCTGCCGGAGACGACCCGTTATGCCTTGGCATTATTCAGCGTTGATCCTAAGGAAGCAGAGGGGGAGCAGCAGAGTCTGGAGGAATGGATGAGCAGGCTGGAGGCTTATCTCGGTCATTTTTTCAAGATGAAGAATGTGGATACGGTCTTTGTACCCTATAAGGAAGGGGAAGTAGGAGTCTATATGGAAGCTGCGAAGCAGCCGGGCCACTATGCCTGGGAGGACCTCGCTGAGGCTATGCGCAGGGCGCTGGATTTCACAGTAACCGCTGCTGTAGGCGGGCAGGAGTCCACTCTCCCCTATATCCATGAATTGTATGAACAGACGCGTGTGATCCTGAACGAGCGCTTCTATGAAGGTGCGGGCAAAATCATTCATGGCGATGCGGTCCGTGGCCAGTTCTACAGCGAACATCTGCCGCCATTTGAGCGGAAGGAATGGTTCGATACGATCAATCAGCTGGATTTCGGGCAGGCTGCACAGCAGCTCCACCGGTATTTCGGGGGATTGGCCACGCTGCGGGTCAAACAAAAAAACATTTGCGACTGGGCCATTAATCTGACGGACGAACTGCTGGCGCTGCACGAGCCGGCCCCTGAAGGCTTCAAGCGCGCGGAGCTGTATCATTCCATCTATAATGCGCTGACGCTGCATGAGATTGAAGATCTGATTCTGGGTACGGCGGAAACTGCTGTGAGCATGCTGGGTGAGCGTTTGCTGGACAAAAATGCAAAGCTCGTCCACAAGGTCCGTACCGTGATTGACCAGCAGTATGATCTGCCGATTACGATCAACAGCCTGTCGGAGCAGGTGTATTTGTCGCCGAACTATTTACGGTCTATTTTCAAGGATAAGACCGGTATGACGATTCACGATTATCTGACACGCATCCGGCTTGGCAAGGCGAAGGAGCTGCTGGCAGACGGCTCGCTTAAGGTTCAGGATATTGCACAGCGTGTCGGCTATGAGAGCACATCGTATTTTATATCCTTGTTTGTGAAGAATCTGGGGGTCACTCCGAACGAGTTCCGTAAAAGTATGTGA
- a CDS encoding S-layer homology domain-containing protein, whose product MLGQFMKKGFLFLIIICLAGAGGSQFIRPVYADDANTYEAEADGNILNGNASISDSPVASGGKKVGGMYQGSSLQFTNVNVSAAGDYTITVYYISGDSRPFNISANGGARQFEEPPETADWDTVGTYDVRLSLNAGANTILIDDNNWYSPDIDKIVIGGLAPTGPGEGEGDWMNNLHGAVIEAEAAGNIVTGNAKVADSSISSGGQKVTDLYQNSSLKFTDVTVPAAGTYLIRISYISGDPRPVYMQVNQGPDEIVDLPKTASWNTLGTYDVEAGLQAGLNTITFSDHNWYSPDMDKIEVIPFTVSYEAEAPGNGLTGEARVSDSPKASGGQKVGYLNGGSSLTFNKITAPMTGDYQVTVAYISGDPRSFYVRANGGAEQYYELPKTPDWDTVGMYELTLPLNEGENTITFADGNWYAPDIDRIIVEPAANTGPENPGEEDDNLGTAGESHSYGTITVTDYTYGQLVSGGPYEVSLNTKTGYTGYSWADGQKLQGIYSSIKLGGTLIESKGYESHASAGAPVEIQDGFGKGIELTFVHTSAGKPVLKQVYKFYEGKDYFLTRLDAASDTAIQTNYMSPVTVKRTGGVDIGTSADNRVLTVPFDNDAWIRYKSQTMNRADTSYELTAVFNNSTRSGLVLGSVTHDTWKTGIDWKGSAGQLNELAVYGGAASDVTRDSQPHGSLTGTEVSSPLIMVGGFSDYRTGLEEYGKANAIIAPPLELSQALPQGVPVGWNSWGAYESSLSYQDVVDVSNYFKEHLQKFNNNGNVFINMDSYWDNLNDQQLADAVSVIKGNGQHAGIYWAPFVYWGNNMSQPVEGTNNQYTYGDIVLKNSAGQPLPTLDGAYPLDVTHPGAQMRMNYFLGKFKSLGFTYIKLDFLTHGSLEGQHYDPEVTTGIQAYNEGMRYVNEQLDGTMFISESIAPIFPSQYAHSRRISCDTYGKINETEYMLNSLTYGFWQNGTIYPYTDPDHLALSRASSLTEARSRVNSGVIAGTVLLDSDDVNDTKAQEYMAALYNNTDVLQLALKGQAFKPLEGNTNANAADTFVLKEGSDYYLAVFNFSANASADKTVDLGRAGLDAAESYTMQDLWTGETTSITGSLAVSLQPAESKLVKLTVSPKPVTGVTLDKAELTLTAGETAKLTAVVNPEAATHKAVIWTSSDTAVATVADGMVTAVRAGKATITVKTVDGGLTAKADVTVTAAASEGPGNPGNPGNNGNNGNNGNNGNNGNNGNNGNNGNNGNNGNNGNNGNSNNNTVSGSIVSPANAAGTLALTPDMLQLDNASGLAAVKLKGGVQELQLSSAVVRQLANLTLEVKSGKLSLQIPGDLIRQLQNRLPENQREDSVISLKMVPLGSKGSAVVAAAAGTLRADLALKGDIYAFSLSVTTKAGATETLPAFNLPVTLSLAAAEGFDAKRGGIYYITDNGKLEYIKADYTNGVLTAKVSHFSTYAVLELDRTFADVPAAHWAGSVIRELAAKLLIQGTSADKFEPGRAVTRAEFTSILVHSLGLTAPGESRFTDVAPDAWYAEPVCIAYTAGIVSGRATARFEPGAQITREEMTVMLMKAYALKNGQAPAGASVAAFDDMNLVSSWAKSSVFEAAELGLVQGERPGQFAPQGIASRAEAAQVIYNLLFAVQ is encoded by the coding sequence ATGCTTGGACAGTTTATGAAAAAAGGGTTTCTGTTTCTTATCATCATCTGCCTGGCGGGGGCCGGCGGGAGCCAGTTCATCAGGCCGGTATACGCAGATGATGCGAACACCTATGAAGCCGAGGCTGACGGTAATATTTTGAACGGGAATGCTTCGATTTCGGACAGTCCTGTGGCTTCCGGCGGCAAGAAGGTCGGGGGCATGTATCAGGGCAGCTCCCTGCAGTTTACGAATGTCAATGTCAGCGCGGCGGGAGATTATACAATCACTGTGTACTATATCTCCGGCGATTCCCGCCCCTTCAATATCAGTGCCAACGGCGGGGCCAGACAGTTCGAGGAACCGCCTGAGACTGCTGACTGGGATACGGTGGGCACTTACGATGTGAGGCTATCCTTGAACGCCGGAGCCAACACCATCCTGATCGATGACAACAATTGGTATTCACCGGACATCGACAAGATCGTAATCGGCGGCTTGGCGCCTACCGGTCCGGGTGAAGGTGAAGGCGACTGGATGAACAATCTGCACGGTGCAGTGATTGAGGCTGAAGCAGCCGGGAATATCGTAACCGGCAATGCCAAGGTGGCAGACAGCAGTATCAGCTCCGGCGGCCAAAAGGTAACGGATCTGTATCAGAACAGCTCCCTGAAGTTTACGGACGTCACTGTTCCGGCAGCCGGAACCTATCTGATCCGGATATCTTATATTTCCGGCGATCCCCGGCCTGTCTATATGCAGGTGAATCAGGGTCCGGACGAGATAGTTGATCTGCCGAAGACGGCCAGCTGGAATACGTTAGGAACTTATGATGTGGAGGCGGGACTGCAGGCGGGACTGAACACGATCACCTTCTCGGACCATAACTGGTATTCCCCGGATATGGACAAGATCGAAGTGATTCCGTTCACGGTCAGCTATGAAGCGGAAGCTCCGGGTAACGGGTTGACCGGCGAGGCCCGGGTTTCGGACAGCCCTAAGGCTTCCGGCGGGCAAAAGGTAGGGTATCTGAATGGCGGAAGCTCCCTGACCTTCAACAAGATAACCGCCCCTATGACAGGTGATTACCAGGTCACGGTAGCCTATATTTCAGGCGATCCGCGCAGCTTCTATGTCCGTGCCAACGGCGGTGCCGAGCAGTATTATGAACTGCCAAAGACTCCGGACTGGGATACAGTAGGCATGTATGAACTTACACTACCGCTGAACGAAGGCGAGAATACCATTACTTTTGCCGACGGCAATTGGTATGCGCCGGATATTGACCGGATTATCGTCGAGCCGGCGGCGAACACCGGGCCGGAGAATCCGGGTGAAGAGGATGACAATCTCGGGACAGCGGGAGAATCGCACAGCTACGGGACGATCACGGTTACCGATTATACTTACGGCCAGCTGGTATCAGGCGGACCCTATGAGGTCTCCTTGAATACCAAGACCGGGTACACCGGTTACAGCTGGGCTGACGGACAGAAGCTGCAGGGAATTTACAGCAGCATCAAGCTCGGAGGCACTCTTATAGAGAGCAAAGGCTATGAGAGTCATGCCAGTGCCGGTGCACCCGTGGAGATTCAGGACGGATTCGGCAAAGGGATTGAGCTGACTTTTGTCCATACTTCGGCTGGTAAGCCAGTACTGAAGCAGGTCTACAAATTTTATGAGGGTAAAGACTATTTCCTTACCCGCCTGGATGCAGCCAGCGATACGGCGATTCAGACCAATTATATGTCGCCGGTTACCGTGAAACGTACGGGTGGTGTGGATATTGGTACCAGTGCGGATAACCGGGTGCTGACGGTGCCTTTTGACAACGATGCCTGGATCCGTTATAAATCCCAGACCATGAACCGGGCGGATACCAGTTATGAGCTGACGGCAGTATTCAATAACTCGACCCGCAGCGGACTGGTGCTCGGCTCTGTAACCCATGATACCTGGAAGACCGGCATTGATTGGAAAGGTTCAGCGGGCCAGCTCAATGAGCTGGCGGTCTATGGCGGTGCAGCCAGCGATGTGACCCGCGATAGCCAGCCTCATGGCAGCCTGACGGGCACAGAAGTATCCTCGCCGCTGATTATGGTAGGCGGTTTCAGCGATTACCGTACCGGTCTGGAGGAATACGGCAAAGCCAATGCCATCATTGCGCCTCCCCTTGAGCTTAGCCAGGCGCTGCCGCAAGGCGTGCCGGTCGGCTGGAACAGCTGGGGTGCTTATGAAAGCTCACTGTCGTATCAGGACGTGGTGGATGTCTCCAACTATTTCAAGGAGCATCTGCAGAAGTTCAACAATAACGGCAATGTATTCATCAACATGGACTCTTACTGGGACAATCTGAATGATCAGCAGCTTGCAGATGCCGTATCCGTAATTAAAGGCAACGGCCAGCATGCCGGGATCTATTGGGCACCGTTTGTATACTGGGGCAATAATATGAGCCAGCCGGTAGAAGGCACCAATAACCAGTATACGTATGGAGATATTGTGCTTAAGAATTCCGCAGGTCAGCCGCTGCCGACGCTGGATGGGGCCTATCCGCTGGATGTGACGCACCCCGGAGCACAAATGCGGATGAATTATTTCCTCGGCAAGTTCAAGAGTCTTGGCTTCACGTATATTAAATTGGATTTCCTGACTCATGGCTCTCTGGAAGGTCAGCATTATGACCCGGAAGTAACGACAGGAATCCAGGCATATAATGAAGGAATGCGTTATGTTAATGAGCAGCTGGACGGAACCATGTTCATCAGCGAATCCATTGCTCCGATCTTCCCGAGCCAATATGCACACAGCCGGCGCATTTCCTGCGACACTTACGGCAAGATCAATGAAACAGAATATATGCTGAATTCATTGACCTACGGCTTTTGGCAAAATGGAACAATCTATCCGTATACCGACCCCGATCATCTCGCACTCAGCCGTGCTTCAAGCTTGACGGAAGCGCGCAGCCGGGTGAACTCGGGCGTCATTGCCGGAACGGTACTGCTGGATTCGGATGATGTGAACGATACTAAGGCACAGGAGTACATGGCTGCCTTGTATAACAACACGGACGTTCTCCAGTTGGCGCTGAAGGGGCAAGCGTTCAAGCCGCTGGAAGGAAACACGAATGCCAATGCTGCCGACACCTTTGTTCTGAAGGAAGGAAGCGATTATTACTTGGCTGTATTCAACTTCAGCGCCAATGCTTCGGCGGATAAGACGGTTGATCTCGGCCGCGCCGGACTGGATGCTGCGGAATCCTACACGATGCAAGACCTGTGGACGGGAGAAACTACGTCCATCACCGGTTCTTTGGCGGTGTCGCTGCAGCCGGCGGAATCGAAATTGGTGAAATTGACGGTCAGTCCGAAGCCGGTAACAGGTGTCACCCTCGACAAGGCGGAGCTTACACTTACCGCAGGTGAAACCGCTAAGCTGACTGCTGTGGTGAACCCGGAAGCGGCAACCCATAAAGCGGTAATCTGGACTTCCAGTGATACCGCCGTAGCCACTGTAGCGGATGGAATGGTAACTGCTGTTCGAGCCGGCAAGGCCACGATTACGGTGAAGACAGTGGACGGAGGATTGACAGCCAAGGCAGACGTTACGGTCACAGCTGCCGCTTCTGAAGGACCGGGGAATCCTGGGAACCCTGGCAACAATGGAAATAACGGAAATAACGGAAATAACGGAAATAACGGAAATAACGGAAATAACGGAAACAACGGAAACAACGGAAACAACGGCAACAATGGCAACAATGGCAACAGTAATAACAACACCGTCTCCGGCAGTATTGTGAGCCCGGCCAATGCCGCTGGAACTCTGGCCCTCACGCCGGATATGCTCCAATTGGACAATGCGTCCGGACTAGCGGCCGTGAAGCTCAAGGGAGGTGTGCAGGAGCTGCAGCTGTCTTCCGCTGTAGTCCGCCAGCTGGCGAATCTTACGCTGGAAGTGAAATCGGGCAAGCTCTCGCTGCAGATCCCGGGAGATCTGATCCGCCAGCTGCAGAACAGGCTGCCGGAGAACCAGCGTGAAGACAGCGTGATTTCGCTGAAGATGGTGCCGCTCGGCAGTAAGGGAAGTGCGGTGGTAGCCGCCGCTGCGGGAACCCTCCGTGCGGATCTTGCCCTGAAGGGGGATATCTATGCATTCAGCCTGTCGGTTACCACAAAAGCCGGGGCTACGGAGACGCTCCCCGCATTCAATCTTCCGGTCACGCTGAGCCTGGCAGCCGCAGAGGGCTTCGATGCTAAGCGGGGAGGCATCTACTATATTACCGATAACGGTAAGCTGGAATATATCAAGGCCGATTATACCAATGGTGTACTGACGGCCAAGGTCAGCCACTTCAGCACCTATGCCGTTCTGGAACTGGACCGGACCTTTGCCGATGTTCCGGCCGCACATTGGGCCGGCTCCGTAATCAGGGAACTTGCGGCGAAGCTGCTTATTCAAGGCACCAGCGCAGACAAGTTCGAACCGGGACGGGCGGTTACCCGTGCCGAATTCACCTCCATCCTCGTTCATTCCCTTGGACTGACGGCTCCAGGCGAATCACGCTTCACGGATGTGGCGCCGGATGCCTGGTATGCAGAGCCGGTCTGCATCGCATACACAGCCGGTATCGTAAGCGGCAGAGCTACGGCAAGATTCGAGCCCGGCGCACAGATTACCCGTGAGGAAATGACGGTGATGCTGATGAAGGCTTATGCGTTGAAGAACGGCCAGGCACCGGCTGGTGCTTCTGTTGCGGCTTTTGACGATATGAACCTCGTGTCTTCGTGGGCGAAGTCTTCTGTATTTGAGGCAGCAGAACTCGGACTGGTTCAAGGAGAGCGGCCGGGACAGTTTGCCCCTCAAGGGATCGCTTCCCGGGCAGAAGCGGCCCAAGTGATCTATAACCTGCTATTCGCTGTCCAATAA
- a CDS encoding carbohydrate ABC transporter permease, which produces MILDRFGDHIFRFIVYSILILVLLVTFLPFWNILVLSLNSAEDTVRGGVYFWPRVLTLDSYNQILKDSEIMSGLWVTVKRTVVGAPLSVLVITMLAYPLSRRNLVGRKGWNLYFVFTMYFGGGLIPYYMVLKALNMIDTFSVFILPGLMNVFYMIIVRTFMEQLPGEIEESARVDGANDLTIFFRIVLPLTTPVLATVGLFQAIGHWNSWFDSYAFTYSSDLKTLQAVLVKILSQFQTGGMVSQTQMLANSAKRNAVSSDTIRMAATMVATLPIILVYPFLQKYFVKGMTLGAVKS; this is translated from the coding sequence ATGATTTTAGACAGATTCGGTGATCATATCTTCAGATTCATTGTATATTCCATTCTTATCCTTGTCCTGCTGGTTACCTTTCTGCCCTTTTGGAATATTCTCGTTCTTTCCTTGAACAGCGCGGAGGATACAGTGAGGGGCGGGGTCTACTTCTGGCCCAGAGTCCTCACCCTGGACAGCTATAATCAGATACTCAAAGACAGTGAGATTATGAGCGGTTTATGGGTAACGGTCAAACGGACCGTGGTTGGTGCTCCGCTGTCGGTGCTTGTCATTACGATGCTGGCGTATCCGCTGAGCCGGCGTAATCTGGTAGGCCGCAAGGGCTGGAATCTCTACTTCGTCTTTACCATGTATTTCGGCGGCGGTCTGATTCCCTATTACATGGTGCTCAAAGCGCTGAACATGATTGATACGTTCTCTGTATTTATTCTGCCGGGTCTGATGAATGTCTTCTATATGATCATCGTCCGCACCTTCATGGAACAGCTGCCCGGTGAGATCGAAGAGTCGGCGAGGGTGGACGGGGCGAATGACCTGACGATTTTCTTCCGGATCGTACTGCCGCTGACAACACCTGTACTTGCGACAGTGGGTCTGTTTCAGGCCATTGGACACTGGAATTCCTGGTTCGATTCCTATGCGTTCACCTACAGCTCTGATCTGAAGACCCTTCAGGCCGTGCTTGTCAAAATATTAAGCCAGTTCCAGACCGGAGGCATGGTATCGCAGACGCAGATGCTGGCCAACTCCGCCAAGCGGAATGCGGTTTCGAGTGATACGATCCGGATGGCGGCGACGATGGTGGCAACCCTGCCGATCATCCTCGTGTATCCCTTCCTGCAGAAGTACTTCGTCAAGGGCATGACACTGGGGGCTGTGAAAAGTTAA
- a CDS encoding cache domain-containing sensor histidine kinase: MRQLYRKYIYLPFVDLSFRSKLFLVFVLVTIIPMMLLVYFSYELTKSKLTEQIYINMMSSTAQINKNLENKLDSYEHISASIYLDDRLASYLTAEYVDDPSYLDVYKYIGNRIDTVMAAYPDFDSAFIYSDNPSLPKDNYYIKPVTPEVQATELYKQLQQSHGNIIYLTTPQSEDSPAMFTLARLLNNNRNEYPYGTLVFSVSESVIFSLMEKEAGGKDIFIINDEGIILSSANKKLLDTSLPEMLNHQFAGEASGRFDTTYKGVKAFAVYNTLANGWKTVSVVPYESIIKDAKSLSQLIIKISLAFIGVALLLIYITASLFSNRIRTLIRMVRRIERGDFNTPREEQLGNDEIGQLHFAFNQMTGRLSGLITEVSRKELLGKEAELDLLQAQINPHFLYNTLGSISSLAVKHQDSQIQDMVQNLAKFYRISLNKGKSILTINEEIKLTRSYNAIQLIRFKGQLNITYTIDEAILPYSTVKLTLQPFIENSVIHASWNQDNPLNIHIKGVTQDNDIILSVIDDGMGMSRETLQSLMGEKPGRGYGIMNVDRRIKLKFGEYYGVKVYSRLGIGTVVQIRLPQKAV, from the coding sequence ATGCGTCAATTGTATAGAAAGTATATTTATCTGCCTTTTGTCGACCTGAGCTTTCGCTCCAAATTGTTCCTGGTGTTCGTTCTGGTCACCATCATTCCGATGATGCTGCTGGTCTATTTCTCCTATGAACTTACCAAATCCAAACTCACCGAGCAGATCTATATCAATATGATGAGTTCAACGGCGCAGATTAATAAGAATCTCGAAAACAAACTGGACAGCTATGAACATATATCTGCTTCTATTTATCTGGATGACAGGCTCGCCAGCTATCTGACAGCTGAATACGTGGATGATCCTTCTTATCTGGACGTCTATAAGTATATTGGCAACCGCATAGATACGGTTATGGCGGCTTATCCTGATTTTGACAGCGCATTCATCTATTCCGATAATCCGTCTCTGCCCAAAGATAATTATTATATCAAACCCGTTACACCCGAAGTTCAAGCTACAGAGCTGTACAAGCAGCTGCAGCAGTCCCATGGAAATATCATCTATCTGACTACTCCGCAAAGTGAAGACAGTCCCGCCATGTTCACTCTCGCCAGACTGCTGAACAACAACCGGAACGAATATCCCTACGGAACGCTGGTCTTCAGTGTCTCCGAATCGGTCATCTTTTCCCTGATGGAGAAGGAAGCCGGCGGCAAAGACATCTTCATTATCAATGACGAGGGCATTATTCTGTCGTCCGCCAACAAGAAGCTTCTGGATACAAGCCTGCCCGAAATGCTCAATCATCAGTTCGCAGGAGAAGCTTCCGGCCGGTTCGATACCACGTACAAGGGGGTTAAGGCTTTTGCCGTCTACAACACCCTCGCCAACGGCTGGAAGACCGTGTCAGTTGTCCCTTACGAGAGCATCATCAAAGACGCCAAGTCCTTGTCACAGCTCATTATCAAAATCTCGCTCGCCTTCATTGGCGTAGCCTTGCTTCTTATCTATATTACCGCGTCGCTGTTCAGCAACCGTATCCGGACCTTAATCCGGATGGTCCGCCGCATTGAGCGGGGCGACTTCAATACGCCTAGGGAAGAGCAGCTCGGCAATGACGAGATCGGCCAGCTGCACTTCGCCTTCAACCAGATGACCGGCCGCTTGAGCGGTCTGATTACCGAGGTGTCCCGGAAAGAGCTGCTCGGCAAGGAAGCAGAGCTCGACCTGCTGCAGGCCCAGATCAATCCTCATTTCCTGTATAACACGCTTGGCTCCATCTCCTCCCTTGCGGTTAAGCATCAGGACAGCCAGATCCAGGATATGGTGCAGAATCTGGCCAAGTTCTACCGGATCTCGCTCAATAAAGGGAAGAGTATCCTGACGATCAATGAAGAGATCAAACTGACCCGGAGCTATAATGCCATCCAGCTGATCCGCTTCAAGGGGCAGCTGAACATTACCTACACGATTGATGAGGCGATCCTGCCCTACTCTACAGTGAAACTGACCCTGCAGCCTTTTATCGAGAACTCGGTAATCCATGCCTCTTGGAATCAAGACAACCCGCTGAACATCCATATCAAAGGCGTCACACAGGACAATGACATTATCCTGTCTGTGATTGATGACGGCATGGGTATGAGCCGGGAGACACTGCAGTCGCTGATGGGAGAGAAGCCGGGCCGGGGCTATGGCATTATGAACGTAGACCGGCGGATCAAGCTTAAATTCGGTGAGTATTACGGGGTAAAAGTATACAGCCGGCTAGGCATAGGTACGGTCGTACAAATCCGGCTGCCGCAAAAGGCAGTGTAG